taaatgatcactgtatattgttaattaattcaaataatgtaatattgatttagtgttgtagtgtgtgtgctgctttattttatatgtgtacttatttcagtctatttgtgtttcttatgcagaaaaaaacaagcaacgatggacaactacatggggaacaagacactcacccccagcaatgcataccacttacaaactctattctagattctacattattttttatggaatttacctcttatatttttatgccaaaaaattattctggactgatattttgcactgtttagctcattttacaccgctgactgtgttcatgtgcaataaaatagattgcagtcaactgcacaattctcttatgtttttctttttcttaactgaaatgtattcatcacttgtataggttaaatagctaaacaataacaaaccgattaattggttaatcgaaaaaataatcgacatattaatcgattatgaaaataatcgttagttgcagccctaatataaaACAATATTTTGTGATATAAAATGGTCATCTTCTTGATCCTCTGTTCTTCTTTACTTCTAACCTTTAGTATGTTTACATGATATTTTAAATCTGTGTCATTACATCCATCCAGTTTCTATACCTGCTCCAGCAGTCACTGGTTGAGAGGGTTAGTACAGATGCTCACTGGTCTATCGCACTTTGGGCCGATTTAGAATCACCAGTTAATTCCTCATTCATGTTTTTGGCTTGTGGCAGGAATAACAAACTCCTGAAGAAATGTGTTAAAGGGATGCTTGGTAGTTTTGCTTGTTTTAGCGCCCCCTAGTATCTGTTGTGTGTTCTCTACATCGACAAATAGGTTCTTTATGATCAAACTGAAAATGAAACGTATCTCCACTCTGTGCGTTTATCTAACCACCTCCCCAGCCTTCAATAGATCCTAAAAGAgaggttcatcactaaatgaaacaaatcagctgtgttcatgatctaaaacatgcaggaaccgtgctggaagcagactgcagctccaggtatgtaagttcaattttttctaagtccaacagttgGCGGCCCACCACACTCTAGTTGCAAGTGcgttattctggccacagagggcggtagggGTCAGAGTGACTATTCagtaaccctgtaaaggatcctTTTAGTGCATACTGCCTtaagaaaattatttttaaatatgaGAAAgtggcaaagtatccctttaaatctaAACTGAAGTCTTTCAtggatcagcctttgaatgaacgtttcttatgctgcaccttttgCACTGTACCCGCTCACCCTTTATCTTTCTTCCGATTCTGATATCTGAAatgcatttgtgtttttatttgatctAAACTTATTcgtgtattttaattgtgctgtaATGTTTGTGCTAATGTCGCTAATGGAATGCACATTTATTTGCCTCTATGTATGAAATAGCTATACAAATAATGCTGCCTTGCCCTGTTAGGGTCCTGCTAGCTGCAGCATGAGATTGTAAGGTGCAGAAGAACCGTATCCCGCTGAGGCAGCAGTGTGATCATACTGAACATAGTGTTTTTGGAACTGCTGCATGGAATGGCCATGCCATGCACTAATCCTTTAAGTATTTCAGGAAACTTTGTGTAATTATAAATGTACTCAGTTTTTGCTGAAAGGCTCAAAGTACTCAAAACAAAAAAAGTATGATAAAACTGCGTGCTTCGTGCCTTGATATCTGCTAAACAGCCTTTAACCAAACCTCTAAGTGGAAACACTGATATAAACCTTATTTACAATCATCTCTCTATGTATTTCAGgcgcaggggcctcatttatcaagcttgcttacgcgcaaaacggggtcggaaaactgcgtaagcaacttcccacgcaaactttgggatttatgaaagaaaacttagtggaaaaatgtgcgcaactttaagttgactaaggacatggcttacgcacattttgggcatggagagcacctgcagtgctgctgctgagaaggataaaattatgaaatcctgcagcattatcacttgtactgcttcgttttcacacagaacaagactccccacatgcacacacacgtgcgcgcgcacacacacacacgcgcgcgcacacacacacagcctgaagcgcagaaaacagaatgcagaatatcagcagggggacagattgagacagaatgtcatgcgtctgtgacagtgagtgtcctgtcactgcgacccgattgatcatgcgccctggctggttgaacaagggagatctccgtttggatgACTGGTTTAGGGGTCACAGGGAATTAACACACATTTGGAATTTCAGGTGACCAACCGAGGAACAACGAtgatcaaattaaaatgaaataaacagGTTCTTTGtacattaaagagacaatgtgtagtttttactgttagtctctggaaacatccatcgaaatgttgttaaaaatgaattaaatgatgcgcagttgttgaaaaacattggTGGCTTTGTATCATGTAACCaaaaaaaatctggtctaaaatacatgggagtgggtctaagtctctggacaaCATATTAGGTGCCTTTCTTCCTTCTACGGgaacccatgaggacaaaatgcatttactgatttgtaaactatttgataccattcataaacattgttgttttacacattcaccTCTTCACATTctcccagtgatgaaagggagtctgatgtagtcgtcattttgctgaagtttgtactccccagggttttttgaccctaagtggcatccgttggtaaggtcttactccaacacaaaaatactactcGCTTGCAATGATGtagatatctactgccccctacccACAGGAaacatacacactgtcactttaatgattCAGCTACTGAGCGCAAGGCAAATTTCAGTAAATGagaatttaaaaaatacaaaaaattacTCATCATGAGATTTAATTCTTTTAAATTGATCACTCTTCTGTTTATTTGTGATCTAAGAAacttaaataaaatataacatgTAAAGACCTGGGCACATGAAATTGGAATCCATACCTTTGATCTTATTGGCATGTAGGTACAGGTTCTCCAGGTTCCTGCTGACAAAAGGGATCCTTTCTAGTTTATTGAAGGAGAGGTCAAGCTCCAGGAGTGTGCTGGTGTTGAACACGTTAGATGGAAGGCCTTTATCAGTCAGGGTGTTGTGAGCCAAACGGACAAACAGCAGTTTAGGATATGCAGTGAGAAAACCAGCTGGGACATTCTCTATGTTATTAAACTCCAGGTAGAGCTGCTGCAGGGTCTCTGGAAGGTTTTCTGGGATTTTCCTCAGCTTGTTTTTACTCATGTCCAGCATAGTCAGAGACTTCAGTCCCTTAAGCCCGCCCTGAATGTCTTCTATGACATTTGCTTGGAGCTGAAGCGTGGTCAGGTTGGTCATCCCCTGAAATGAGCTGGAATGAACTTTTGAGATCTTGTTGTGATTAAGTCGTAGGTCTGTGATGGACTTGGGTAAGTTTTGAGGCACACCAGTTAGTTCATTGTGATCCAGGAAGAGCCAGTTCAGACTTCCTAACTTTGTGAAGACATTGTTGCTGATTTTGTCAGCGTTGAGCTTGTTGTGGGACAGAATTACCCAGACTAGGTTTGTAGCATTGTCAAACACCCCGTCCTGGATGCCTGTGATCTGATTACGTTGCAGATAGACATATTTGATGTGTGACGGAACAAAGGGGACATGCTGAAGATTGCGGCTGTGGCAGTACATAGCTGTGGGGTAAGCTGCGGGGCAGTCGCATTCCAAAGGGCAATCTATGTCCTCAGCCTGCCAGTCGGCACCATGCCACCTCCTTCGTAGATGGGACAGCCATTGGATCGAGCTGTATCGCTGGCTAACATTCACATCCACTACACCCAATACAAGGAAGAGTACTAGTATCTGCATGATCGCTGATGGAAAAACCAAATCAAAAACACATAAATGTTGTGCAATTTAAAAATGAAGTGTTTACACCTGGAGATAAACTCTTATTGACCATAGCTGTGGACATAACTGAATAGAGAAAGTAGAAAACACCTACCAGTTCTGAGTCGTCTCCTCCTTAGCTCACCTCCCCTGCGTTTTGCTTTGACTGAGTGAAGTATGATGCTGGTTTACTGTAAATACCTCCATCACCTCCCTCTGGAGTTGGAGCTCCAATCACCCTGTCTCGTTAACATGCAAGTACTTCTCTGCTTTCATGTAACCTACACTACAGCGTGTCACCTCCGGCTTTGAAAATATCAATGCCACCGGTAAACTGTGTGGAACATCTGTTTTTAACAACCTTGTTTTCCATTAAAGTGTCATGCCTTGTTATTAGCATAGTCACTATAAGTCTGCTGTGTCTTGTTGTGTCACAAATGTTATGGAGTAGGCTGGGGAGGGAAGAGTAGGGGCAATGGCATGGTATATGTATTGATGGGTAAGAGACTCGCATCAGAACTGTTATGCCTTAGGTTGAATCATGttacttatttaaaatcaaatCCCAGAGTCTTGGCATGCCTTTATTCGATTTGTACACTGTGTAGCATCAAAgtacattcccccccccccccccccccccccccccccccccgccaacacATGTTTCTGTTTCCTGCATGCTTCAGATTCTACTTCAGTCAATTATAGTATTTAAGGCACAGAGAAAGTCAGCGTATGGTTGTACTGGCGCCTGCAGTCAGAGGAGACCCTTTACTGTCCTGTAAACAGCCTTCACCACACTGGCCTCATCACTTACATCCTCCTTTGTTGCAGGAAAATTAGATGCGGGTTGTAAAAGATTTAGGTAATTTTTCCTTCCCTTCTGAGGAAGTTGGAGTCAGCCCAAGTTTTAAAATATTATGTATTGAACAAAAAACTAAGCCAAAACAAAGTGGAAATAACTAAATGAGCTCAGACATTGACGTCATTGAAGAGAAAATCAGCTAGGGGTAACATAACAAATACAGCTGCTCAAACTGGATATCTGCAAGTGAACGTGCATCTGTAAAAGAAGTAGTTTGGATATTTTGGTGTTTTGGAGCATCCAGGAATATGTTTTACAAAGTGGGGGAAAGTAAGACGGGTGGATTGAACATGGGTACATCTGTCCATTTGCTCTTTGAcacaaattactaatcagccaatcatatGGTGGAAACTCAATGCATTTAGACGTGTTGACGTGGTCAAGACAATCTGATGTAGTTCCAACTGAGCTTCAGAttggggaagaaaggtgatttatgtGACTTTGaacatggcatggttgttggtgccagacgggctggtctgagtatttgaggaactgctgatcttctgggattgtcatgcACAACTGTCTCTAGGTGTCATGATCTGTGCTGAACTAACCATCTCTGTCTGAGCTttgtttacaggtgggtgtgtctggagagctcagctgtatcaaatcagctcatcagcagtcaggggatttaaggtgcagcaggacaactcaccagtgccagatgatactcagtcttgggtagatTCTAGCCCTCCTcctgatctttctgaaagattttagaatttgtttgtcTGCCCGTTCCTGCCCTTCAGGCAGTTAACTTGCTCTGCCCTCCTGAtccctccaggttccagtcatctaTTCATATTCGCTTTCCGCAATATCATCGGAACCATCATCAACATTCCAGTCCTGCCGTTTGCCCCTGATCGCCTGCTCTCTGCCACTCACCGGCCCACgtgcagctcctcggtctccctgTTCAGCCAGGCCTGGCATACCCTCCCAGAAGAGCCCAGATCATCCAGGAAACCTAAGCCCTTTGCATTCCTCATCAACCTCTCACGTTgttccagactctgacctctcttcctctctcagacccccACGGATCCATTTCCTGCCCATCGGAAGCTACCTCTACTGCACCatacaaaataaatcatttttacttACCTTCCGACTCCTGGTGGTgagtcttcatgtcgtgggttaagaaattgccttcacacatgacagaatcatctggccaaaCTCCTGACCCCACTGTCGAATCACTTCCGTCCGCCATGTCCACAGCTTTCGCCCAACATGAACACTCCATACAAACTCTCCTCGAACATCAAGCAAGCACTAACCAACGTCTGTTACAGTTAGATGCCATGTTAAGGGAGCTGAATAATAAACTGTCTGCTCCGGCTGCCCCGGTTTCTCCACCACCATCTTAATTACCTCCGGTTCAGCCTGGTCCGTCAACACAGTGGCACTTCCGGGTCGCAGACTCGCCTCCTCCAGATACCTTCTCTGGTGAGTCCGGTAAATTACGATGCTTTCTCCTTCAATGCATGGTAACTTTTGAAAGATCCCCAGAAACATTTATCAGTGATCCTGCTAAAATCTCTCACATTGTTGGTTTGCTCCGAGGTCGTGCCTTACAATGGGCAGAGGCTAAGAGTCGGGAAGCTCATTTCCTCAGGTACCCTAGACGATTTCCTAGCAGATTTTAATAGGACTTTTGGCCGATCAGAAACACCCTCAGAAATAGCCAGGACCATTTGGAACCTGAAGCAAGACAAACAAACTGTCACAAGCGTGCCGGTGAGCGGAGCGGTGatcaggtgaggatccaaacgcgggaaaggaagacaggcagacaggtaggatgtttaaaggttttaataatgAACATGCTGGGCATGGGAAACAATGACTCGACatgaaacacagaacagaaggggtttaaatacacgaggagcgggagctagggtgattgggaaacaagaggcaggtgggagcaaataACGGAGACAGACTAAAacctaaggggagacaggacagggtgtgacaggacaccccccccccccccccctcaaagggcggatcccagacgcccacaggaacaaggagcagggcgggaggagggggacctggagggagggcccagaggaaccgagggaccgatggagaggcggcagggaccaACAGAATCCGGGGGCCTGCACCTGCAGCAGATGAGGAGgcaacgggcccttggaggccggcgcctgcggcagatgaggagctctgcaggctgggccggggacatagtctctgcaggctgggccggggacatagtctctgcgggctggaccggagcgaccttcagaaccACCATTGGAACTGGAGACGGTGGAGATGCCAGAtcagagggagcgtcgacctccagagtggagagagcgtcgacctccagAGTGGATAAGGCGACTTCAGCCgaggcgacttcagacacgtcgacttcggacGCGtctacttcagaggagacgacttcggacacgtcgacctcAGAGGAgatgacttcagacacgtcgacc
The sequence above is a segment of the Nothobranchius furzeri strain GRZ-AD chromosome 15, NfurGRZ-RIMD1, whole genome shotgun sequence genome. Coding sequences within it:
- the fmodb gene encoding fibromodulin produces the protein MQILVLFLVLGVVDVNVSQRYSSIQWLSHLRRRWHGADWQAEDIDCPLECDCPAAYPTAMYCHSRNLQHVPFVPSHIKYVYLQRNQITGIQDGVFDNATNLVWVILSHNKLNADKISNNVFTKLGSLNWLFLDHNELTGVPQNLPKSITDLRLNHNKISKVHSSSFQGMTNLTTLQLQANVIEDIQGGLKGLKSLTMLDMSKNKLRKIPENLPETLQQLYLEFNNIENVPAGFLTAYPKLLFVRLAHNTLTDKGLPSNVFNTSTLLELDLSFNKLERIPFVSRNLENLYLHANKIKEFSLSSFCSTTDVTNFSRLKVLRLDANEISARDIPAEAAYCLRHVAFIDV